One region of Niallia sp. Man26 genomic DNA includes:
- a CDS encoding YbaB/EbfC family nucleoid-associated protein — translation MRGMGNMQNMMKQMQKMQKKMAEAQEELGEKRIEGSAGGGMVTVIVTGHKEIVDVVIKEEVVDPEDVEMLQDLVLAATNDALKKADELTNSTMGQFTKGLNLPGMF, via the coding sequence ATGCGCGGAATGGGTAATATGCAAAATATGATGAAGCAAATGCAAAAAATGCAAAAGAAAATGGCGGAAGCTCAAGAGGAACTTGGAGAAAAAAGAATTGAAGGTTCTGCTGGCGGCGGAATGGTAACAGTAATCGTTACAGGACATAAAGAAATAGTGGATGTAGTAATCAAGGAAGAGGTTGTAGATCCAGAAGACGTAGAAATGCTCCAAGATCTTGTGCTTGCAGCTACAAATGACGCATTGAAAAAAGCGGATGAGCTAACAAACTCAACAATGGGGCAATTTACAAAAGGACTTAATCTTCCTGGAATGTTCTAA
- a CDS encoding glycoside hydrolase family 18 protein: protein MQIHVVQANQSLTGIAQAYGTTAANIAEANELPNPNKLVIGQALVIPIVGRFYWVQPGDSLWSISRRFGISYQQLASVNRISPNSPLTVGYRLYIPQQTKRAGEFNAYVEPRGTTVAPVLESSAREAAPYLTYLAPFSFQALRDGKLKEPLLNNFPTIAANNNNVLMMVITNQENDQFSDELGRILLNDQAIQNTFLNNIVSTAKKYGFRDIHFDFEFLRPADREAYNSFLRKAKARFSQEGWLLSTALAPKTSAGQKGKWYEAHDYRAHGQIVDFVVIMTYEWGYSGGPAMAVSPIGPVRNVLEYAITEMPSNKIMMGQNLYGYDWTLPFVQGSVAKALSPQSAIQLAADNNVAILYDTNAQAPHFNYTDAQGRQHEVWFEDARSIQAKFDLVKELNIRGVSYWKLGLSFPQNWLLISDNFNVTKR from the coding sequence ATGCAAATACATGTTGTGCAGGCAAACCAGTCATTGACAGGCATTGCTCAAGCTTATGGAACTACTGCAGCTAATATAGCAGAGGCAAATGAGTTGCCTAACCCTAATAAGCTCGTCATAGGTCAAGCATTAGTTATTCCAATTGTCGGGCGGTTTTATTGGGTGCAGCCAGGGGACAGCTTATGGTCTATCTCAAGGAGATTTGGCATTTCCTATCAACAGCTTGCCAGCGTCAACAGAATCTCGCCAAACAGTCCTTTAACAGTAGGTTACCGTTTATATATACCACAGCAAACTAAACGCGCAGGAGAGTTTAATGCATATGTTGAACCTAGAGGAACAACTGTAGCTCCTGTTCTTGAGTCTTCCGCAAGGGAAGCAGCACCTTATCTCACCTATCTCGCACCTTTCAGCTTCCAAGCGTTAAGAGATGGCAAGCTGAAGGAACCTTTACTTAATAATTTCCCTACTATTGCAGCAAATAATAATAATGTACTGATGATGGTTATCACAAATCAAGAGAATGACCAGTTCAGTGATGAGCTTGGCCGAATATTATTAAATGATCAAGCCATCCAGAATACCTTTTTAAATAATATTGTGTCAACAGCTAAAAAATATGGCTTTAGAGACATTCATTTTGATTTTGAGTTTTTGCGTCCTGCTGATCGGGAAGCTTATAATTCGTTTTTACGTAAAGCCAAAGCCCGTTTCTCACAGGAAGGCTGGCTGCTTTCCACTGCTCTAGCCCCTAAAACCAGCGCTGGGCAGAAAGGAAAATGGTATGAAGCTCATGATTACCGTGCTCACGGGCAAATTGTCGACTTTGTTGTAATAATGACATATGAGTGGGGCTACAGCGGCGGACCAGCTATGGCAGTATCTCCCATTGGCCCAGTGCGCAATGTCCTTGAATATGCCATTACCGAGATGCCCTCCAACAAAATAATGATGGGTCAAAACCTTTACGGGTATGATTGGACACTTCCATTTGTACAGGGTTCAGTCGCAAAAGCTTTAAGTCCTCAGAGCGCCATTCAACTGGCAGCTGACAATAATGTTGCTATCCTTTACGATACAAATGCACAGGCGCCTCACTTCAACTATACAGATGCACAAGGAAGGCAGCATGAAGTATGGTTTGAAGATGCTAGGTCTATACAGGCAAAATTTGATCTAGTAAAGGAATTGAATATCAGAGGTGTAAGTTATTGGAAGCTCGGACTATCGTTTCCGCAAAACTGGCTGCTCATATCAGATAACTTTAACGTCACAAAAAGATAA
- a CDS encoding YaaL family protein, producing MLFRRKGKLRKEFDEKLLVQFHETKKHWLKEKSILEKSFDPSDEVICAAKLTEAKYFFLFKEAKERNVNLMK from the coding sequence ATGCTTTTTCGCCGAAAAGGAAAGTTGAGAAAAGAATTCGATGAGAAGTTATTAGTTCAGTTTCATGAAACAAAAAAACACTGGCTAAAAGAAAAGTCGATACTCGAAAAAAGCTTTGACCCTTCTGATGAGGTCATTTGTGCTGCAAAACTGACTGAAGCAAAGTATTTCTTTCTTTTTAAAGAGGCTAAAGAGAGAAATGTTAATTTAATGAAATAA
- the serS gene encoding serine--tRNA ligase has translation MLDIKFVRANFEFVKEQLQHRGEDLSELDHFEELDTRRRELIVETEQLKSRRNEVSQQVAALKREKKDAESLILEMREVGDKIKGFDDELRQVEERLQAIMLGIPNLPHESVPVGETEDDNVEIRKWGEVRNFDFEPKPHWDVATELDLLDFERAAKVTGSRFVFYKGLGARLERALFNFMLDLHTEEHGYKEVIPPFLVNRASLTGTGQLPKFEEDAFLIEKEDYFLIPTSEVPVTNLHRDEILDGDQLPIKYAAFSANFRSEAGSAGRDTRGLIRQHQFNKVELVKFVKPEDSYEELEKLTANAERVLQLLGLPYRVLSMCTGDLGFTAAKKYDVEVWIPSYGSYREISSCSNFEAFQARRANIRFRREAKGKPEHVHTLNGSGLAIGRTVAAILENYQQEDGSVVIPEVLRPYMGNREVIG, from the coding sequence ATGCTTGATATTAAGTTTGTACGTGCTAATTTTGAATTTGTAAAAGAACAGCTTCAGCATCGAGGCGAAGATCTGTCTGAATTGGATCATTTTGAGGAGCTTGACACAAGAAGAAGAGAGCTGATTGTAGAAACAGAACAACTAAAAAGCAGAAGAAATGAGGTATCCCAACAAGTTGCTGCACTTAAGCGTGAAAAGAAGGATGCTGAATCTTTAATTTTGGAAATGCGTGAAGTTGGTGACAAAATTAAAGGATTTGATGATGAGCTTCGCCAGGTTGAAGAGAGACTGCAGGCAATTATGCTCGGAATACCAAACCTTCCCCATGAAAGTGTACCTGTTGGTGAAACAGAGGATGATAATGTAGAGATCAGAAAATGGGGAGAGGTAAGAAATTTTGATTTTGAACCGAAACCACATTGGGATGTAGCGACAGAGCTGGATTTACTTGATTTCGAAAGAGCAGCAAAAGTTACTGGAAGCCGTTTTGTGTTTTATAAAGGGCTTGGTGCCAGACTAGAAAGAGCACTATTTAACTTTATGCTCGACCTTCATACAGAAGAGCATGGCTACAAGGAAGTTATTCCTCCATTTTTAGTCAATAGAGCAAGCTTAACAGGAACAGGGCAGCTTCCTAAATTTGAAGAAGATGCGTTCTTGATTGAAAAAGAGGATTACTTCCTAATCCCTACATCTGAGGTGCCTGTAACTAACCTGCATCGTGATGAAATATTAGATGGTGATCAGCTGCCAATCAAATATGCTGCTTTCAGTGCAAACTTCCGCTCTGAAGCTGGGTCTGCAGGAAGAGATACAAGAGGGCTAATCAGACAGCATCAATTTAATAAAGTAGAATTGGTTAAGTTTGTTAAACCGGAAGATTCTTACGAAGAGCTGGAAAAACTGACAGCAAACGCAGAGCGAGTATTACAGCTATTAGGCCTGCCATATCGTGTTTTAAGCATGTGCACAGGTGATTTAGGCTTTACAGCAGCGAAAAAATATGATGTTGAAGTATGGATACCAAGCTATGGTTCATATCGAGAAATTTCTTCTTGCAGTAACTTTGAAGCATTCCAAGCAAGAAGAGCAAACATCCGTTTCCGCAGGGAAGCAAAAGGCAAGCCAGAGCATGTTCATACACTTAATGGTTCAGGCCTTGCAATAGGGCGTACAGTGGCAGCAATATTAGAGAATTATCAGCAAGAGGACGGCAGTGTAGTGATTCCAGAAGTACTGCGTCCATATATGGGAAATAGAGAGGTTATAGGCTGA
- the tadA gene encoding tRNA adenosine(34) deaminase TadA — MEKNDRYFMQIAIEEAKKAGAIGEVPIGAVIVLDGEVIAKAHNLREAEQTAIAHAELLAIDIACKETGSWRLDNAVLYVTLEPCAMCSGAIILSRVKKVVYGASDPKGGCAGTFMNLLQDDRFNHQSEVVSGVLKEETGELLTNFFRELRTKKKAEKKKKKAEIEITKINSL, encoded by the coding sequence ATAGAAAAAAATGATAGGTATTTCATGCAGATAGCTATAGAGGAGGCAAAGAAAGCAGGAGCTATTGGGGAAGTGCCAATAGGAGCTGTTATTGTACTCGATGGAGAGGTTATTGCAAAAGCGCATAACTTGCGCGAGGCAGAGCAAACTGCAATTGCTCATGCTGAGCTTCTGGCAATAGATATAGCTTGCAAAGAGACAGGAAGCTGGAGGCTGGATAATGCAGTGCTCTATGTTACTTTAGAACCGTGTGCTATGTGCTCAGGTGCTATCATACTCTCAAGAGTTAAAAAGGTAGTATATGGTGCAAGTGACCCTAAGGGAGGCTGTGCTGGTACTTTTATGAATCTTCTTCAGGATGATCGGTTTAATCACCAATCTGAAGTAGTATCAGGAGTGCTCAAGGAGGAAACAGGAGAGCTTTTGACTAACTTCTTCCGTGAACTTCGTACAAAAAAGAAAGCTGAAAAGAAGAAGAAGAAGGCTGAAATAGAAATTACAAAAATTAACAGCTTATAA
- a CDS encoding deoxynucleoside kinase, with product MNNIPFITVEGPIGVGKTSLAKLLSEHFQYHLLKEIVEENPFLGKFYENIDEWSFQTEMFFLCNRYKQLNDIQSHYLDKNIPVVADYHILKNLIFAKRTLQEKELTKYIRIYDVLTEDLPAPNIIIYLHASLDTLMDRIQQRDRDIEKNISPLYLEQLSTDYHEVMEQYQEQHPHIPVLSFNGDTLDFVKNKADLETIIDKVKQTLKLGAYTHEPTHEI from the coding sequence TTGAACAATATCCCTTTTATTACAGTAGAAGGTCCTATTGGTGTTGGAAAAACTTCCTTAGCGAAGCTGCTTTCTGAACATTTTCAATATCATCTATTAAAGGAAATAGTCGAGGAAAACCCTTTTTTAGGTAAATTTTACGAGAACATTGATGAATGGAGCTTCCAAACGGAAATGTTCTTTTTATGTAATCGATACAAACAGCTTAATGATATTCAATCCCATTACTTGGACAAGAATATTCCCGTGGTAGCTGATTATCATATATTAAAGAATTTAATTTTCGCAAAGAGAACACTACAAGAGAAAGAACTAACAAAATATATACGTATATATGATGTTTTAACAGAGGATTTACCTGCGCCAAACATTATCATCTATCTACATGCTAGTTTAGATACTCTGATGGACCGTATCCAACAAAGGGATAGAGATATTGAAAAAAATATTAGCCCTCTTTATTTAGAGCAATTATCAACCGATTATCATGAAGTGATGGAGCAGTACCAAGAACAGCATCCTCATATCCCGGTGCTGTCATTCAATGGCGATACATTAGACTTTGTGAAAAATAAAGCTGATCTTGAAACTATTATAGATAAAGTGAAGCAAACATTAAAATTAGGAGCCTATACACATGAACCTACGCACGAAATATAA
- the dnaX gene encoding DNA polymerase III subunit gamma/tau encodes MNYQALYRVWRPQQFIDVVGQEHITKTLQNALLQQKTTHAYLFSGPRGTGKTSAAKILAKAVNCERAPISEPCNECAACKGITDGSIPDVIEIDAASNNGVEEIRDIRDKVKYAPSSVPYKVYIIDEVHMLSIGAFNALLKTLEEPPKHVIFILATTEPHKIPLTIISRCQRFDFRRITAHSIVKRMKLIIDESGISCDDKALQMIARAADGGMRDALSLLDQAISYSQESVTVEDALTVTGAVSQGFLNDLAKAVYEKDTVKGLQSLDELLFSGKDPSRFIEDFIFFYRDMLLYKTAPNLEESLERVMLDDEFRNLADSYGQEQIYELIGLLNKTQQDMRWTNHPRIFLEVAIVKLCQMAISSPTQDTGAFSNTEIQGLISKINSLEEELARIRQSGVTSSAEEAAPQKKVRATRKGFQAPTGKINEILKQATKQELQNIKSNWGNMLGQLVKNQMRSQAALLNEAEPVAASTDSIVIKFKYEIHCQMALDNVKFIETITLSLQQLLGRRYKLVGVPEEQWLKIREDFLSSSHHARSDEENEGNHVNQADDPVVAEARKLFGEELLEVKD; translated from the coding sequence ATGAATTATCAAGCATTATACCGAGTATGGAGACCACAGCAGTTTATTGATGTAGTAGGTCAGGAACATATAACGAAAACACTCCAAAATGCCCTTCTTCAGCAAAAAACAACTCATGCATATTTGTTCTCTGGACCAAGGGGTACTGGTAAAACTAGTGCGGCAAAAATTTTAGCAAAAGCAGTCAACTGTGAAAGAGCACCAATCAGTGAGCCTTGTAATGAATGTGCCGCCTGTAAAGGAATTACGGATGGTTCCATACCGGATGTAATAGAGATAGATGCTGCTTCGAATAATGGAGTAGAAGAGATAAGAGATATAAGAGATAAAGTAAAATACGCTCCAAGCTCTGTTCCGTATAAAGTTTATATAATAGATGAAGTTCATATGCTCTCTATTGGGGCATTTAATGCTTTGTTGAAAACACTTGAGGAACCTCCTAAGCACGTTATTTTTATATTAGCTACTACAGAGCCACATAAAATTCCATTAACAATCATCTCTAGATGTCAGCGCTTTGACTTTAGACGAATTACTGCCCACTCTATTGTAAAGAGAATGAAGCTAATTATAGATGAATCCGGCATTTCATGTGACGATAAGGCGTTGCAGATGATAGCAAGAGCGGCTGATGGCGGTATGCGGGATGCATTAAGCCTGCTTGATCAAGCCATTTCCTACAGCCAGGAAAGTGTCACTGTGGAAGATGCGCTTACTGTGACTGGGGCTGTTTCCCAAGGGTTTCTTAACGACTTAGCGAAAGCAGTCTATGAAAAAGATACGGTTAAAGGATTACAATCATTAGATGAACTCCTATTTTCAGGGAAAGACCCCTCAAGGTTTATTGAAGACTTTATCTTCTTTTACAGGGATATGCTTCTATATAAGACAGCACCAAACTTAGAAGAGTCATTAGAGCGGGTTATGCTTGATGATGAGTTCAGAAACTTGGCTGACTCGTATGGACAAGAACAAATTTATGAATTGATTGGTTTGCTGAATAAGACGCAGCAGGATATGCGCTGGACTAATCATCCTAGAATTTTCCTAGAGGTAGCAATTGTTAAATTGTGTCAAATGGCTATCTCTTCTCCAACACAAGACACAGGAGCCTTTTCGAACACGGAAATACAAGGGCTTATTTCAAAAATAAACAGTCTCGAAGAGGAACTTGCAAGAATTAGGCAATCGGGAGTAACAAGTTCAGCCGAGGAAGCTGCACCACAGAAAAAGGTGAGAGCAACTCGGAAAGGATTTCAAGCGCCTACTGGTAAAATTAATGAGATACTTAAGCAGGCAACGAAGCAAGAACTCCAAAACATTAAGAGTAATTGGGGTAATATGCTTGGACAGCTTGTTAAAAACCAGATGAGATCTCAAGCTGCTCTTTTAAATGAAGCCGAACCTGTTGCTGCATCTACGGACTCAATCGTTATCAAATTTAAATATGAAATCCACTGTCAAATGGCTTTGGATAATGTTAAATTTATAGAGACAATCACGTTATCTCTTCAGCAGCTGCTAGGCAGAAGGTATAAATTAGTAGGTGTCCCTGAAGAACAATGGCTAAAAATAAGAGAAGATTTTTTAAGCAGTTCCCATCATGCAAGATCCGATGAGGAAAATGAGGGAAATCACGTAAATCAGGCAGATGACCCAGTAGTTGCAGAGGCAAGAAAACTATTTGGTGAAGAATTGCTTGAAGTGAAGGACTGA
- a CDS encoding serine hydrolase: MQLKKWTLYVLMAVLFVSTVAAGLPQQAKAAENEDTLGLEAGAAILVDAATGEILYEKNADKLMGVASMSKMMTEYIVLEAIKEGKISWDQKVKINNYIHRLSGAPGLSNIGLTEGEEYTVKELYQAMGIFSGNAATVALAELIAGTEKNYINVMNEKAEELGLKDYKFVNSSGLNNSDLLGNHPAGSETDENEMSAKTVASLAYHLLNDYPEVLETSGMPRLKFRDGRTYDNFNWLLPSLVFGYEGADGLKTGSTDYAGYNVTATAKRGDQRVIAVIMKSETKNSRFTDATKLLNYGFNNFSTEEILPAGYTVKGNESVKVTKGKEDSVKIQTSDAVNLVIKKEDKENYVAKLVLDDKKLNSKGELAAPVKKGDKVGYITLETKDGKAVPFLTSDGSEKASVDVVAAETVEKANWFVLAMRGVGSFFANIWDSVSSTVKGWF; this comes from the coding sequence ATGCAATTAAAAAAGTGGACGCTGTATGTACTTATGGCCGTGCTTTTCGTGAGCACCGTTGCTGCAGGTCTACCGCAACAAGCAAAGGCAGCTGAGAATGAGGATACTTTAGGATTGGAAGCTGGTGCAGCTATACTAGTTGATGCTGCCACGGGGGAAATATTATACGAAAAGAACGCAGATAAACTAATGGGTGTAGCATCCATGTCAAAAATGATGACAGAATATATTGTCCTTGAAGCAATAAAAGAAGGAAAAATTAGCTGGGATCAAAAGGTTAAAATAAATAATTATATTCACCGTTTATCTGGTGCTCCTGGTCTTTCTAACATAGGATTGACAGAGGGGGAAGAATACACTGTAAAAGAGCTTTACCAAGCGATGGGTATATTTTCTGGCAATGCTGCGACAGTAGCATTGGCTGAACTAATTGCTGGAACAGAAAAAAACTATATTAATGTTATGAATGAAAAGGCAGAGGAGCTCGGGCTTAAAGATTATAAGTTTGTAAACTCATCTGGATTAAATAACAGCGACTTATTGGGCAATCACCCTGCAGGCAGTGAAACAGATGAAAATGAGATGTCTGCGAAAACTGTTGCATCACTTGCTTATCACTTGCTGAATGATTACCCTGAAGTGCTGGAGACATCTGGCATGCCAAGGCTAAAATTCCGTGATGGTAGAACATATGATAACTTTAACTGGCTGTTGCCTTCTTTGGTGTTTGGATATGAAGGAGCAGATGGTCTTAAAACAGGTTCTACAGATTATGCAGGCTACAATGTAACTGCAACAGCTAAACGCGGAGATCAACGTGTTATTGCAGTAATTATGAAGAGCGAAACGAAAAACAGCCGTTTCACAGACGCAACTAAACTGTTGAATTATGGCTTTAACAATTTCAGCACAGAAGAGATTCTTCCTGCGGGTTACACAGTAAAGGGAAACGAATCTGTTAAAGTAACAAAAGGTAAAGAAGACTCTGTAAAAATTCAAACAAGCGATGCTGTTAATTTAGTGATTAAAAAAGAAGATAAAGAAAACTATGTGGCAAAGCTAGTATTGGATGACAAAAAGTTAAACAGCAAGGGTGAACTGGCAGCTCCAGTCAAAAAAGGTGATAAGGTTGGTTATATTACTTTAGAGACAAAGGATGGAAAAGCAGTTCCGTTCTTAACTAGTGATGGATCAGAAAAGGCAAGCGTTGATGTTGTTGCTGCCGAAACAGTTGAAAAAGCAAACTGGTTCGTATTAGCAATGCGTGGCGTAGGTTCATTCTTTGCAAATATTTGGGATAGTGTTTCATCCACAGTAAAAGGATGGTTTTAA
- the pdxT gene encoding pyridoxal 5'-phosphate synthase glutaminase subunit PdxT, whose product MTDIKVGVLGLQGAVREHMNAIEANGATAVLVKNKEELNEVDGLIIPGGESTTMRRLIDKYDFMKPLKKFAESGKPMFGTCAGLILLAKSIEGYKEPHIGVMDVHVERNSFGRQVDSFEANLDIANVAEDFTAVFIRAPHIVSAGENVEVLAKHNGRIVAAREGQFLGCSFHPELTQDHRLTGYFISMVDESKKN is encoded by the coding sequence ATGACAGATATAAAAGTAGGTGTTCTTGGCCTTCAGGGAGCTGTTAGAGAACATATGAATGCAATAGAAGCTAATGGAGCAACGGCAGTTCTTGTGAAAAATAAAGAAGAACTGAACGAGGTTGACGGTTTGATTATTCCAGGCGGCGAAAGCACAACAATGCGTCGACTTATTGATAAGTATGATTTTATGAAGCCTTTAAAGAAGTTTGCTGAATCAGGAAAACCGATGTTTGGGACATGTGCAGGCTTAATCCTTTTAGCAAAATCAATTGAAGGTTATAAAGAGCCCCATATCGGCGTTATGGATGTTCATGTGGAAAGAAATTCTTTCGGCCGTCAAGTGGACAGTTTTGAAGCAAATTTGGATATAGCTAATGTAGCTGAGGATTTCACTGCTGTATTTATAAGAGCACCGCATATTGTAAGTGCAGGTGAGAATGTGGAAGTACTTGCTAAGCATAACGGCAGGATTGTAGCAGCGAGAGAAGGACAATTTCTTGGTTGTTCCTTCCATCCAGAGCTGACACAAGATCACCGGTTGACAGGGTATTTCATTTCTATGGTAGATGAATCAAAAAAGAACTAA
- the recR gene encoding recombination mediator RecR, with protein sequence MHYPEPISKLIDSFMKLPGIGPKTAARLAFFVLNMKEDTVLDFAKALVNAKRNLTYCSVCGHITDQDPCYICEDTRRNRKIICVVQDPKDVIAMEKMKEFDGLYHVLHGAISPMDGIGPEDINVPSLIKRLQESDVEEVIMATNPNIEGEATAMYISRLLKPSGIKITRIAHGLPVGGDLEYADEVTLSKALEGRREV encoded by the coding sequence ATGCATTATCCTGAACCAATATCAAAGCTGATAGACAGCTTTATGAAATTGCCAGGAATCGGCCCCAAAACGGCTGCTCGACTGGCGTTTTTTGTATTAAATATGAAAGAAGATACTGTTCTAGATTTCGCAAAAGCACTAGTCAATGCAAAACGAAATTTAACTTATTGTTCCGTATGCGGTCATATAACGGATCAGGACCCATGTTATATATGTGAGGATACTAGAAGAAATCGTAAGATAATCTGTGTAGTTCAAGATCCGAAAGATGTCATCGCCATGGAAAAGATGAAGGAATTTGACGGATTGTATCACGTTTTGCATGGTGCTATCTCACCAATGGATGGTATTGGTCCAGAGGACATTAATGTTCCATCTCTCATCAAGCGTTTGCAGGAAAGTGATGTAGAAGAGGTAATTATGGCTACTAACCCAAATATAGAGGGAGAAGCAACCGCTATGTATATCTCCCGTCTGTTAAAACCATCGGGGATTAAGATAACAAGGATAGCGCATGGCTTACCTGTAGGCGGAGATCTGGAATATGCAGATGAGGTTACTTTATCTAAAGCGCTTGAGGGCAGAAGAGAAGTATAA
- a CDS encoding isochorismatase family cysteine hydrolase translates to MSTSSKALLIIDMINDFQFQHGKVLAEKAAAIAENIFALKKYCYKSNIPVIYINDHYSLWKADINSIIDYCSNEYSHNILEKIAPQKADYFLIKPKHSAFYGTALNTLLHQLKVDELILTGIAGNICVLFTANDAYMREYSIIVPDNAIASVDEKDNVYALTMMKNVMKAKIFKYEKNNIMSSPLQT, encoded by the coding sequence ATGAGCACTTCATCTAAGGCACTTTTAATAATTGATATGATTAATGACTTCCAATTTCAGCATGGAAAAGTTTTGGCTGAAAAAGCTGCTGCAATCGCAGAAAACATTTTTGCTTTAAAGAAATACTGTTATAAGTCCAATATTCCTGTAATCTATATCAATGACCATTATAGCTTATGGAAAGCAGATATAAACAGTATCATTGATTATTGTTCTAATGAATACAGCCACAACATCCTTGAGAAGATAGCACCACAAAAGGCAGATTACTTTTTAATAAAACCGAAGCATTCCGCCTTTTACGGCACTGCATTAAACACACTTCTCCATCAGCTTAAGGTGGATGAGCTTATCCTGACAGGCATTGCCGGCAATATTTGTGTCCTATTTACAGCTAATGATGCTTATATGCGAGAATACTCTATTATTGTTCCTGACAATGCCATCGCCTCTGTCGATGAAAAAGACAATGTTTATGCTTTAACAATGATGAAGAACGTAATGAAAGCAAAAATATTTAAGTATGAAAAAAATAATATCATGTCGTCCCCACTTCAAACATAA
- a CDS encoding deoxynucleoside kinase, translating into MNLRTKYNIPSNSVITIAGTVGVGKSTLTNALADALQFRTSFEKVDTNPYLDKFYQDFSRWSFHLQVYFLAERFKEQKKIFEYGGGFIQDRSIYEDTGIFARMHYEKGTMSETDYETYTSLFDAMVMTPYFPHPDLLIYLEGSLDDILTRIDKRGRTMEKETPVEYWQEMHTRYEKWIDSFSSCPVLRLNINDYDATEGSSAIEPIIEKISVILQQKNLVKR; encoded by the coding sequence ATGAACCTACGCACGAAATATAATATTCCAAGCAATTCTGTAATTACAATTGCCGGAACAGTCGGTGTCGGCAAGTCCACATTGACTAATGCTCTTGCTGATGCACTTCAATTCCGCACATCTTTTGAAAAGGTAGATACGAACCCATATTTAGATAAATTTTATCAAGATTTCAGTAGATGGAGTTTCCATTTGCAGGTGTACTTCTTGGCAGAAAGGTTTAAAGAACAAAAGAAAATCTTTGAATATGGCGGAGGTTTTATTCAGGACCGTTCTATTTACGAAGATACAGGTATTTTCGCAAGAATGCATTATGAAAAAGGCACAATGTCTGAAACAGATTACGAAACATATACAAGCTTGTTCGATGCAATGGTAATGACACCATATTTCCCACATCCAGACTTGCTGATCTATTTAGAAGGTTCATTAGATGACATACTTACGAGAATTGACAAACGAGGACGGACTATGGAAAAAGAAACTCCTGTAGAGTATTGGCAAGAAATGCATACTCGCTATGAGAAGTGGATTGATTCCTTTAGTTCATGTCCAGTCTTGCGATTGAACATAAACGACTATGATGCAACAGAAGGAAGTTCTGCTATCGAACCGATAATTGAGAAGATATCTGTTATTCTTCAGCAAAAGAATCTTGTAAAAAGATAA
- a CDS encoding pro-sigmaK processing inhibitor BofA family protein, with amino-acid sequence MSPVVIISIVSGLIVLLLIIGTPIKPLRFVGQGLIKIVIGALFLFFLNAIGTKYGIHVPINIATSTVSGILGIPGVVALVAIQQYIL; translated from the coding sequence GTGAGCCCAGTTGTCATTATTTCTATTGTCAGTGGTTTGATTGTCCTTCTTCTGATAATAGGTACTCCCATTAAACCATTGCGTTTTGTAGGACAAGGGTTGATTAAAATTGTAATAGGTGCTCTTTTCCTTTTCTTCCTCAATGCTATTGGGACTAAGTATGGCATACACGTGCCGATCAATATTGCGACATCTACTGTTTCTGGAATTTTAGGTATTCCAGGTGTCGTTGCACTTGTAGCAATTCAACAATATATATTATAA